One part of the Sulfolobus tengchongensis genome encodes these proteins:
- a CDS encoding translation elongation factor → MYYGGIISILSSDKNKTIEIADKLGKLHETTKTKIYYKKKGEYIRSILLSSEYPEKILDVAEILSLSSTVILYLPETLSWMDGELALLVDAFNIRNKIVISNLSENKIKDLLNPLKSFDKFELRNEINDVDEIKEEDNGLVYIDRVFTVKGVGTVVTGFSLTNVEVHEKLIALPYNREVEIKSIQVLDEDQKAVSSGVRIGFALKNVKEEEINDLTYLVKPNVKIQKEIEGTITKYKWGSVNEGQNHVIIRGHSIPVNVKIENEKAKITSLLPIPVVDNRIPILNVNVKQGKPRVAGYINL, encoded by the coding sequence ATGTACTATGGAGGCATAATTTCGATATTATCATCCGATAAGAACAAAACCATTGAAATAGCAGACAAACTAGGTAAACTTCATGAGACAACAAAAACTAAAATATATTATAAGAAGAAAGGTGAATACATCAGATCTATTCTATTGAGTTCTGAATATCCTGAGAAAATATTGGATGTAGCCGAAATACTTTCCCTTTCATCAACAGTTATCCTTTACTTGCCAGAGACACTTTCATGGATGGATGGAGAATTAGCTCTTCTAGTTGACGCTTTTAATATTAGAAATAAAATAGTGATATCTAATTTAAGTGAAAATAAAATTAAAGATCTTCTAAATCCTTTAAAATCATTTGATAAATTTGAATTACGCAACGAAATTAATGATGTTGACGAAATTAAGGAAGAGGATAATGGGTTAGTTTATATTGACAGAGTATTTACAGTTAAGGGCGTGGGAACTGTAGTTACTGGATTTTCATTAACAAATGTCGAAGTTCATGAAAAGCTTATAGCGTTACCCTATAATCGGGAAGTAGAAATAAAAAGTATACAGGTTTTAGATGAAGATCAAAAGGCGGTTTCCAGTGGAGTTAGAATAGGATTTGCGCTAAAGAACGTTAAAGAAGAGGAAATAAACGACCTAACGTACTTGGTTAAACCAAATGTCAAAATACAAAAGGAAATTGAGGGAACAATTACTAAATATAAATGGGGGTCAGTAAATGAAGGCCAAAATCATGTAATCATCAGAGGACATTCGATTCCGGTTAACGTTAAAATTGAAAATGAAAAAGCTAAGATTACCTCACTTCTTCCTATACCGGTTGTGGATAACCGAATACCAATATTGAATGTTAATGTAAAACAAGGAAAACCAAGAGTTGCAGGATATATTAATTTATAA
- a CDS encoding DUF790 family protein, which yields MLPSELARFKIESDRVTPLFASQSDIDIAKEVIDTFKIGRKVGEILEDIKYLSRIYDYKLVKGLAKVYLRHCKVESETKIDYRELRRQLFSRGPVLDEQDREKVIEEIKQVFHVDPIKIMYEDLDIERKIVELPNFSPEELLKIYNLSLLQTIIFNAYKMTISINDGWKEIVRRIKMLGLMYLAYESPLRIEIFGPLSLVKMTEKYGRNLAALVPFIVSKSEWKIIADIVLGKKKRTYRLELSSKYSSLFKYIKDEELEKKFDSSIEERFYNDFKKVIKDWNIIREPEPFVIEKRLYFPDFLLKKGNIKVYVEIMGFWTKEYVNSKIEKLKKFKYPIIILLNEELSYDNYIPDNLNIIKFKRKIDIGKVYLALRSFQTSVAQDVDLGDINDDVVSIKELSTKYGVEEKVIRSKFLSKDEYIVLKSYAVKKTLLQKLSKEDFSNKSLSELVSKYGNYIVDILDYLGYNIIWKNISDAIVEKSKRFKG from the coding sequence ATGCTACCCTCTGAATTAGCTAGATTTAAGATAGAAAGCGATAGGGTAACTCCATTATTCGCATCTCAATCTGACATTGATATAGCAAAAGAGGTCATTGACACATTTAAAATCGGTAGAAAAGTAGGAGAAATCTTAGAGGATATAAAATATTTGTCGCGTATTTATGATTATAAACTGGTAAAAGGATTAGCAAAGGTTTATTTAAGGCATTGTAAGGTTGAGAGCGAAACTAAAATTGATTATAGAGAATTACGTAGGCAATTATTTAGTAGAGGCCCGGTATTAGATGAACAAGATAGAGAGAAGGTAATAGAAGAGATTAAGCAAGTTTTCCATGTAGATCCAATAAAAATTATGTATGAGGATCTAGATATAGAGAGGAAGATAGTAGAGCTACCCAACTTTTCCCCAGAAGAATTGTTAAAGATTTATAATCTTTCCCTTTTACAAACTATTATTTTCAATGCGTATAAAATGACTATATCCATTAATGACGGATGGAAGGAGATAGTTAGGAGAATAAAGATGTTAGGTTTGATGTATTTAGCCTATGAAAGTCCTCTCAGAATAGAAATTTTTGGTCCTTTGTCTTTAGTTAAAATGACGGAGAAATATGGAAGAAATTTAGCTGCATTGGTACCTTTTATAGTATCTAAGAGTGAATGGAAGATTATAGCTGATATCGTATTAGGAAAGAAGAAAAGGACCTATAGGCTAGAACTATCAAGTAAATATTCTAGTTTATTCAAATACATAAAAGATGAGGAATTAGAGAAAAAATTTGACAGCTCAATTGAGGAGAGATTTTACAATGACTTTAAAAAGGTCATAAAAGATTGGAACATTATACGAGAACCTGAACCATTTGTAATAGAAAAAAGATTGTATTTTCCTGACTTTCTCTTGAAAAAGGGAAACATAAAAGTATATGTGGAGATAATGGGGTTCTGGACTAAGGAATATGTCAACTCGAAGATAGAAAAATTAAAGAAATTTAAGTATCCAATTATAATTTTATTGAATGAAGAACTCTCATATGATAACTATATACCAGATAATTTAAATATAATCAAATTTAAGAGAAAAATTGATATAGGCAAAGTATACTTGGCTTTAAGGTCTTTTCAAACTAGTGTCGCTCAAGACGTAGATTTAGGCGATATTAACGATGATGTTGTATCCATAAAGGAATTATCTACTAAGTACGGGGTAGAGGAAAAAGTCATAAGATCTAAATTTCTCTCAAAAGACGAATATATTGTACTAAAGAGTTATGCTGTAAAGAAAACACTTCTTCAAAAATTAAGCAAAGAAGATTTTTCCAATAAATCTCTTTCTGAATTAGTTAGCAAATATGGTAATTACATAGTGGACATCTTAGATTACTTAGGATATAATATAATTTGGAAAAATATTTCTGATGCAATAGTAGAGAAATCAAAGAGGTTTAAAGGCTAG
- a CDS encoding TIGR00304 family membrane protein codes for MKLIVAGFVLVFLGFMLLFLGSILQAVQVSQNATTTSSPQFAGLVLIGPIPIAFGNVPPSILSNLIIVGVIFTIIFLIIYLIMFIIGRRATKSPF; via the coding sequence ATGAAGTTAATTGTGGCTGGTTTTGTATTAGTATTCCTTGGTTTCATGCTACTTTTCTTAGGCTCGATATTGCAAGCAGTTCAAGTTTCTCAGAATGCAACTACAACCTCTTCTCCTCAATTTGCAGGATTGGTGTTGATAGGACCAATCCCAATAGCCTTTGGTAATGTTCCCCCATCAATACTAAGTAACTTAATTATAGTAGGTGTAATATTTACTATAATCTTTCTTATAATATATCTGATAATGTTCATAATAGGAAGGAGGGCCACTAAATCCCCATTTTAA
- a CDS encoding DEAD/DEAH box helicase — protein sequence MVRIRYFKGLILSDFSAPGLTWNDELKCYIGPAMKYRDVLYYFKRSNVEVNDEVLELLPFPIITEKIRLRRYQEEALGAWLRTKRGIIVIPTGGGKTVIALKAIALIKQSTLIVVPTIDLLQQWYEKVKDLLGVEAGRIGGGYDELKGITVITYDSAYTQIEKIGNKFAFVIFDEVHHLPSEGYSMIAQGSAAPYRLGLTATPERSDGRDQLYPSLVGPIVYRVAISDLAGKYLSDFTIKRIYVRLTEDEEKLYKHYRGILRNFLVNHNLELKSLEDFNRLVRLAIRDKEAREALLAWHEALKIAVNSKAKIEKLKELLKELKGEKIIIFTRNTSMAYEISKLFLIPAITYKTPKQERIEILEKFRSGKYSVIVTSSVLDEGIDVPDASIAIVLGGYGTPRQFIQRLGRILRKKENKSARLIEIISKGTSDYNLSRRRTQNATL from the coding sequence GTGGTTAGAATACGATATTTTAAAGGCTTGATATTATCTGACTTTTCTGCCCCTGGCTTAACTTGGAATGATGAGCTTAAGTGCTACATTGGCCCTGCTATGAAATATCGAGATGTTCTCTATTACTTTAAGAGGTCAAACGTTGAAGTGAATGATGAGGTTCTCGAGCTGTTACCTTTCCCTATTATCACAGAAAAAATAAGATTAAGAAGATATCAAGAAGAAGCCCTAGGAGCTTGGTTAAGAACAAAAAGAGGAATAATAGTGATACCAACTGGCGGTGGAAAGACTGTAATAGCACTAAAGGCGATTGCATTAATTAAGCAGTCTACGTTGATAGTAGTCCCTACGATAGACTTACTACAACAATGGTATGAGAAGGTAAAAGATTTACTAGGAGTTGAGGCTGGGAGAATAGGTGGGGGATATGATGAGCTTAAAGGAATAACCGTAATTACCTATGATTCAGCATATACTCAAATAGAGAAAATAGGGAACAAATTTGCATTTGTGATATTCGATGAGGTTCATCATTTACCGTCAGAGGGCTATTCTATGATTGCTCAAGGATCAGCTGCTCCGTATAGGTTAGGCTTAACTGCGACACCAGAAAGAAGTGATGGGAGAGACCAGTTATATCCCTCTCTAGTAGGACCTATAGTATACAGAGTTGCAATATCGGACCTAGCTGGAAAGTATTTATCAGACTTTACTATTAAACGTATATATGTAAGATTAACCGAAGATGAGGAAAAGCTCTATAAGCATTATAGAGGTATTCTGAGAAATTTTCTAGTTAATCACAATCTTGAATTAAAGTCGTTAGAGGATTTTAATAGGCTAGTTAGGCTTGCGATTAGAGATAAAGAAGCTAGGGAAGCTTTACTAGCTTGGCATGAGGCACTAAAAATAGCTGTTAATTCAAAAGCTAAGATAGAGAAGCTAAAGGAACTGTTAAAAGAGCTAAAAGGTGAAAAGATCATAATATTTACTAGAAATACATCAATGGCATATGAGATATCTAAGCTATTTTTAATTCCAGCAATTACATATAAAACTCCTAAGCAGGAAAGAATAGAAATCTTAGAGAAATTTAGGTCAGGGAAATATAGTGTCATTGTTACCTCCAGTGTCCTTGATGAAGGTATTGATGTTCCCGATGCCTCTATAGCAATAGTTTTGGGTGGGTACGGCACTCCTAGGCAATTTATACAAAGATTAGGAAGAATACTAAGAAAGAAAGAGAATAAGAGTGCTAGACTAATAGAAATAATAAGTAAAGGCACAAGCGATTATAATTTAAGTAGAAGGAGAACACAAAATGCTACCCTCTGA
- a CDS encoding DNA double-strand break repair nuclease NurA has translation MNTSSNIDSGDFSTIIRLRSEKNYFLNQELTFAAIDGSFSDIFFEDSKGSYVVIGIIKGKIYSNFKFNIENIVVKDEICMCDGERRMRELEYMALDTNNVDLIFFDRKLSLDKSLGISVPQNSIGIVKDFDLSIRERLNSIPNPPWLIISKRDNGIIYGYFKLFPSSWVFYIESQVFTENLEELLFLIYNLGKEPIPEALGYNYPLFLADKLVKYYRNKLNKLVSTTSLQSNVRYREFRSWIEKLRNNGKYI, from the coding sequence ATGAATACATCATCGAACATAGATAGTGGCGATTTTAGCACAATAATAAGATTGAGATCAGAAAAAAATTACTTTCTGAATCAAGAGTTAACGTTCGCGGCGATTGATGGATCCTTCTCAGACATATTTTTTGAGGATAGTAAGGGATCTTATGTAGTTATAGGTATTATAAAAGGTAAAATATATAGTAATTTTAAATTTAATATAGAAAATATAGTAGTTAAAGATGAAATATGTATGTGTGATGGAGAGAGGAGAATGAGAGAGTTAGAATATATGGCATTAGACACGAATAATGTGGATCTTATATTTTTTGATAGGAAACTATCTCTGGATAAATCTTTAGGCATTTCAGTACCTCAAAATTCAATTGGGATAGTAAAAGACTTCGATCTATCAATTAGAGAAAGATTAAACTCAATTCCAAATCCACCTTGGCTAATTATCAGCAAAAGAGACAACGGAATCATATATGGATACTTCAAGCTTTTTCCTTCATCATGGGTATTTTATATAGAATCTCAAGTTTTTACGGAGAATCTTGAGGAATTATTATTCTTAATCTATAATTTAGGCAAAGAACCCATACCAGAGGCCCTAGGATATAATTATCCATTATTTTTGGCTGATAAACTAGTAAAATATTATAGAAATAAGTTGAATAAGCTCGTAAGCACGACCAGTTTGCAAAGTAACGTTAGGTACAGAGAATTTAGAAGTTGGATTGAAAAACTAAGAAATAATGGAAAGTATATTTGA
- a CDS encoding radical SAM protein: MYTFYTIVRKYNVMTWDIVLTADKGSFTDYGGSSVLGYVACMPARMVPRFFMDRFFTPDVPVDAEGRAIVAPYALRKVESILVNAGFDRVAVIPPSKLEKAIGYNTKVVGLTVHDPFGINPVSFKLSMIFGGGPTWTAKYFEEIGEKISKLKSKYHFKVIVGGPGSWELSKEKPEWVDTIFIGEAEVDLPAVVKSLIDGQEVPNVVYGKNPKVHEIPPIINPARLGEVQITRGCPRGCQFCPITPETFRSIPLDVVKKEVEVNMRAGIKRVEFVTDDVLLYGSQKLKVNHEAITKLFTETMDMGVDGIWFPHISAPAVKSSPQTVRAMSEIARYDKDRAAAPVVGLESGSEKILTKYMRAKPFPWTPREWKDVILDATAIMNDNYIYPCYTMTIGYPEETNEDVDQSIDLVQSIIDHKLKAWIFPLPVIPMGVSYIRNNPFPALEKMPTRYWDLLYISWKYDLQITREMIPILTGGIGNKFAQKVVQYMIDRIFDSIEWVFKQLKETQGKYAYTFANVNLNNTIGVIKAIYWLFRLAFKPL, translated from the coding sequence ATGTATACTTTTTATACTATAGTAAGAAAATATAATGTGATGACATGGGACATTGTATTAACAGCAGATAAAGGCTCATTTACAGATTATGGTGGCTCAAGTGTATTAGGTTATGTAGCATGTATGCCAGCTAGAATGGTACCTAGATTTTTCATGGATAGGTTCTTTACTCCAGACGTTCCAGTAGATGCTGAAGGAAGAGCTATAGTAGCCCCTTACGCATTAAGGAAAGTAGAGAGCATACTTGTAAATGCTGGCTTCGATCGTGTAGCTGTAATTCCTCCAAGTAAACTTGAGAAAGCAATAGGATATAATACCAAAGTAGTTGGGTTAACCGTTCACGATCCCTTTGGTATAAATCCAGTTAGCTTCAAATTAAGTATGATATTTGGAGGAGGACCTACTTGGACTGCAAAATATTTTGAAGAGATTGGTGAAAAAATCTCGAAGCTAAAGAGCAAATATCACTTTAAGGTAATAGTTGGTGGTCCAGGAAGTTGGGAATTATCGAAGGAGAAACCAGAGTGGGTAGATACAATATTTATAGGGGAAGCTGAAGTGGATTTACCTGCGGTAGTGAAATCATTGATAGATGGCCAAGAGGTACCTAATGTTGTTTATGGAAAAAATCCTAAGGTGCACGAGATACCGCCGATAATAAATCCTGCTAGGTTAGGAGAAGTTCAAATAACCAGGGGATGTCCTAGGGGTTGCCAGTTCTGCCCAATAACTCCAGAAACATTCAGATCAATTCCATTAGATGTTGTTAAAAAAGAAGTCGAAGTTAATATGAGAGCAGGGATAAAAAGAGTAGAATTTGTAACTGATGATGTATTACTATATGGCTCACAAAAACTAAAGGTAAATCATGAAGCTATAACGAAACTCTTTACAGAAACTATGGATATGGGAGTTGATGGGATATGGTTTCCTCATATTTCAGCACCAGCTGTAAAGAGCAGTCCCCAAACAGTAAGGGCTATGTCAGAAATTGCCAGATATGATAAAGATAGGGCAGCAGCTCCAGTGGTTGGATTAGAAAGCGGTAGTGAAAAGATTCTCACTAAATACATGAGAGCGAAACCCTTCCCATGGACTCCAAGAGAATGGAAAGATGTTATATTAGACGCTACTGCGATAATGAATGATAATTACATCTATCCTTGTTATACCATGACAATTGGCTATCCTGAAGAGACAAATGAAGATGTTGATCAATCAATTGATTTGGTACAATCAATAATTGATCATAAACTCAAGGCATGGATATTCCCATTACCTGTAATACCAATGGGCGTTTCATACATAAGAAACAATCCATTTCCGGCATTAGAGAAAATGCCTACTAGGTATTGGGATCTATTGTACATATCATGGAAATATGATTTACAAATAACTAGAGAAATGATACCAATTCTTACCGGTGGTATCGGTAATAAATTCGCTCAGAAAGTTGTTCAATATATGATAGATAGGATATTTGATAGCATCGAATGGGTATTTAAACAATTAAAGGAAACACAAGGTAAATACGCGTATACTTTCGCAAATGTTAACCTAAATAATACCATTGGAGTAATAAAGGCTATATACTGGCTATTCAGACTAGCCTTTAAACCTCTTTGA
- a CDS encoding thiamine-phosphate synthase family protein, producing MLKSPLSMFDDVFITSIRVLEAKRLRELHMSQTRIANLLGVSQPAVKQYLDEDEGIYTRRLQNLGLSTDEIEDFLDKLTQLLINGDSKQVMQYISIFFLLNLSRLKFCRYHKTIDSEIPLDCDICKNLYRENEEEIMELALSMLQNESVSLLIPEVLSNLAFAKANAKRIEDVIAIPGRITKVRDIPTPASKPMWGGSKHLAKVLLSVMASNPTIRSVMNIKYDDKVEQALKELKYRYKKVGPQNDIDDDKIALLISSAFEENIDAIIHLGGTGIEANTYVFGRDPLDVVKKVINIGIKYKEISLS from the coding sequence GTGCTAAAATCGCCACTATCTATGTTCGATGATGTATTCATAACATCAATTAGAGTTTTAGAGGCTAAAAGGCTTAGAGAACTTCATATGAGCCAGACAAGAATAGCAAACTTACTAGGAGTAAGTCAGCCTGCAGTTAAGCAATACCTTGATGAAGATGAGGGTATTTACACTAGAAGACTTCAAAATTTAGGATTATCTACTGATGAAATAGAAGATTTTTTAGATAAGCTTACTCAATTACTAATAAATGGAGATTCTAAACAAGTAATGCAATACATCAGTATCTTCTTTCTATTAAATCTAAGTAGGTTAAAATTCTGCAGATATCATAAGACAATTGACAGCGAAATCCCACTAGATTGTGATATTTGCAAAAACTTGTATAGAGAAAATGAAGAGGAAATAATGGAACTAGCATTATCAATGCTTCAGAATGAATCAGTCTCACTTTTAATTCCTGAAGTATTAAGTAACTTAGCATTCGCTAAGGCTAACGCAAAAAGAATAGAAGACGTAATCGCAATACCGGGAAGGATAACTAAGGTTAGAGATATACCTACACCAGCATCTAAACCGATGTGGGGAGGAAGTAAGCATCTAGCTAAGGTCCTTTTATCAGTAATGGCTAGTAATCCAACCATAAGATCTGTAATGAACATAAAATATGATGATAAAGTTGAACAAGCGCTAAAGGAGTTAAAATATAGATATAAGAAAGTAGGTCCTCAAAACGACATAGATGACGATAAGATAGCCTTACTAATATCTTCTGCATTTGAAGAGAATATAGACGCGATAATACACTTAGGAGGTACTGGAATTGAAGCCAACACTTACGTTTTTGGAAGAGATCCCCTAGATGTAGTAAAAAAGGTAATAAACATAGGGATTAAATATAAAGAAATTTCCTTATCTTAA
- a CDS encoding ATP-binding protein translates to MMESIFEAEEGRLREAKVITRQTSDGRGTVSFRNYIVEFPFSLKNKLGIGKLLAANTIMENNYLVLEVADIIPMHYGMINLDITIPKEIRNEIMKRVDESWNSEDEKETWIDAIAYPLGYILEASPNNIIFKKGYLPPLLGSSVKILNKDAYKSFVCARTNVSLGKILHENIPLNIDLEKAIKYHLGVFAFTGSGKSNLSSLIVRRVLDNLSDTKVVIFDVSMEYAVLLIDKLLEVQSEIVSLDRIPMSAVDAGRRFIRSHVIPDDIADIKDKLRKGAEILYQNGKMKQLYIPPEGLTYLSYADLIDLVKKQIEDKYTAISQKPLLYTFLSKLDNFMRERKLTPDDIVDDTINQLLDEMETLGKEAHLKENSSLFTFIAGVRSYISMGIRENEEYDIEKLAIEILDSSKESPRLVILELPNLEEGRQVVATIINQIYNRRKRMYSDNPKILFIIDEAQEFIPYDTKQKDKSEASSVSIEKLLRHGRKYHLHALISTQRLAYLNTNALQQLHSYFISTLPRPYDRQLLAETFGISDMLLDRTLELEPGQWLLVSFKAALPHDVPVFFSAENNLNIVKDVLSKL, encoded by the coding sequence ATAATGGAAAGTATATTTGAAGCGGAGGAGGGAAGGCTTAGGGAGGCTAAGGTAATAACTAGACAAACATCTGATGGTAGAGGTACTGTATCTTTTAGGAATTATATAGTGGAATTTCCTTTTTCATTAAAAAATAAATTGGGAATAGGAAAATTGCTTGCAGCAAATACAATTATGGAAAATAACTATCTAGTGTTAGAAGTTGCGGATATAATTCCAATGCATTATGGTATGATAAACCTAGATATTACGATACCAAAAGAGATCAGAAATGAAATAATGAAGAGGGTAGACGAAAGCTGGAACTCAGAAGATGAGAAGGAAACCTGGATAGATGCTATAGCTTATCCACTAGGTTACATACTTGAAGCTAGTCCTAATAACATAATATTCAAAAAAGGATATCTTCCCCCCTTATTGGGTTCCTCTGTAAAAATACTTAATAAAGATGCATATAAGAGCTTTGTATGCGCAAGAACTAACGTAAGCCTAGGTAAGATATTACACGAAAATATTCCTTTAAATATAGATTTAGAAAAAGCAATAAAATATCATCTAGGTGTTTTTGCGTTTACCGGTTCTGGCAAATCAAACTTATCTTCATTAATAGTTAGAAGGGTACTAGACAACTTATCTGATACCAAAGTTGTTATATTTGACGTATCAATGGAGTACGCTGTACTTCTCATAGATAAGTTATTGGAGGTTCAATCTGAGATTGTAAGCTTAGATAGGATCCCAATGAGTGCAGTAGATGCAGGTAGAAGGTTCATTCGTAGTCACGTAATCCCGGATGATATAGCGGATATAAAAGATAAGTTGAGGAAGGGGGCGGAGATCTTATATCAAAATGGAAAGATGAAACAACTATATATACCACCAGAAGGCTTAACGTATTTAAGTTATGCTGATTTAATAGATTTAGTTAAAAAACAAATAGAAGATAAATATACAGCAATATCACAGAAACCCTTGCTTTATACATTTTTAAGCAAACTAGATAACTTCATGAGGGAAAGAAAGCTAACTCCAGACGATATTGTTGATGATACAATTAACCAACTATTAGATGAAATGGAAACTCTAGGTAAAGAAGCTCACTTAAAGGAGAATTCCTCGCTATTTACGTTTATAGCAGGCGTGAGGTCTTACATATCCATGGGAATTCGTGAGAACGAAGAATATGATATAGAAAAACTGGCAATAGAAATATTGGATTCCTCTAAAGAATCTCCTAGGTTAGTAATCTTAGAGTTACCTAACTTAGAAGAGGGAAGACAAGTAGTTGCGACTATAATTAATCAAATTTATAATAGAAGGAAAAGAATGTATTCCGATAATCCTAAAATATTATTTATAATTGATGAGGCTCAAGAATTTATACCATATGATACAAAACAAAAGGACAAAAGTGAGGCATCCAGTGTTTCGATAGAGAAATTACTTAGGCACGGTAGAAAATATCACCTACACGCGTTAATAAGCACACAGAGGCTAGCATATTTAAATACTAACGCATTACAGCAACTACACTCCTATTTCATAAGTACTCTTCCCAGACCTTATGATAGGCAATTGTTGGCTGAAACTTTTGGAATTAGTGATATGTTATTAGATAGAACTCTCGAATTAGAACCAGGTCAATGGCTGCTGGTAAGTTTTAAAGCTGCTCTTCCACATGACGTTCCGGTATTCTTCAGCGCTGAAAATAATTTAAATATTGTAAAGGACGTTCTATCAAAATTATAA